DNA from Pseudophryne corroboree isolate aPseCor3 chromosome 7, aPseCor3.hap2, whole genome shotgun sequence:
CGTAATCTATGAAATGTAATTCAAGAGGGATTGTTCCAATGCAGATGAATGCAGTTACTATAATCGAGTTTTCAGTAACACTTCTAGAACTATCATTGGATTATTAATGCAGAAAATACCAGTATGCCAATAACAATTTTTGGGCATTGATATAATTATACTAGGTGACTTTTTGGAGATCAATGCAGTTCCCAGATTATAATTCAAGGGTTCATGATCAACTGGCCTGACCTGTGTTATTGCACCCATGGGGCAGATAAATTATCTGATAACGCGCTGTAACCCGTATATTCTGGCTTTAGCACCTGGAATCTACTGTATAAGTTGCCCCCCATGGTAAGTATCAGAGggcgcacttagggggtcattcatagcaggtacgatcattcacactgacatacggggggacgcccagtacagggctatcccgccccgcatgtcagtgctgcccccccgccccccgcagaagtgcaaaggcatggcacagcagcgatgcccttgcacttcaagagtagctcccgaccagcgcagctttagcgtgccggCCGCGAGCtattcatcgctccccggcccgcagcggctgcgtgtgacgtcatgcagccgctgcggcccgcccccatccggtccggccacgcctgagttggccgggccgcgcccacgaaacggcggccaaacgtcgCCGTTCCTCACCctccccgcccagcaaccgcctctgcctgtcaatcaggcagaggcgatcgtagcggcccgacagccttcggcgcatgtgcagttctgacccattcgcactgctgcgataagctgcagcatgcgatcgggtcagagtgacccccttagtatctcattcagagatggacgcagatcactgcatacgcagccagatctgcgtccatctcctcacaggcTGGGGGCCGCCTCCCTctgtaattgcggacgcatcggaactaaggtaGACTCTCTGACAGCGCAGCCATTTTTTAATCTGAGTACGGTCCCGGTTCACCCCGCCCCGTGAACGCCCAACACTTTCAATCACATTGCGGTGGAATCCAtcagggatgtgaccgcaatgtgtgaGGCTGCGGGCCGCATTAGcagccaggtctgaatgaccccccttagcGCAGAGTTTTCTTTGCAGCTCCTGAGGCGGAGGATAAATCCATGCTAAGTGCACCTACCAGGGATTAGCACGTGGCAGAGCGCTAATTAatgggtatgggactccaggtcgacgccTGAAATAGGCCGACCTTGAcaaaacatggaaaaaggtcgacatgagtttttttaatgttttttttgggtgtcgctttcttcgtagagtgaccaggaaccccaattagttaccattcccaattgtagtccacgtggattgtaaagcatgaaaaataatgtgaaaaacttgtgtcgacctttttccatatctACCTTTTGTCTGTATCGACctattcaggtgtcgacctaaggtgtgtcgaccgttttggtgtcgacctggagtccggataattAATGCAACCCCTATGCGGGCGTATGCTGCCCAGACTACCACCCGATCAGCACAAATGCCAGCTGCCCCTGGCAGGAGCGTCTAAACACACAGCCTCGCCCCAGGATATCGCCCATCCCGACACACCCACCGCTCTGTCttgtaatatttttccttcatCATTTTATTGTGGTCGCCCTGTAAATAGTTGTTTTTAAATacgtgttaaaaaaaaaagaatgtagaATAAAACCACCGGAATAATTAGGATTCACAGTAATGCCGGCGTCTTCCCTTCAGTGAATGAATGATAAGCGTTTGACCTTCACCGTTCCATCCCTCGGAACCTGCCTGTGTATTTTCATTCCCAGCATATTAAGCTGATGATGAGACAATCATGGAGGGGTTCCGTCTTCTCAGTAGTCAAGGAGCAGGTGTACGGCGTCTGCCGCTATCTCGCAGAATATCAATAGTTCATTTCACAGATCAACGTTTCTCTGATCAGCCAGTAATTTGTTCTTGTTTTTCCAGGAATATTGTATCGCAAGTCATGTGCTTCATCAGCCGCCTGTCTCATCGCCTCTGCTGGATACCAGTCATTCTGCACCCCGGGCAAAGTGAATTCGGTTTGCATCAGCTGTTGCGATACCTCTCTCTGCAACGGACCACGAACCAAGAAGAACAGGAATTCTGCAGCGACACAACATGGCTGTCTGCTGGCCGTGACGGCATCACTAGTGCTGTCCCTGAGGACAGGCCGGCTATAGTAACAAAAAAGGACTACTCCCCTGATCGTACCTCCCCGCCAGGGAAAAAGAAAGCTTGTTGGTTTGTCTCCTCAGCAAACATGACAGGTCAccaaaaatatatttttgttaTACTTTTTGTTGGGTTATAGTAAATCTACTCTTCAGTTGTATTTTCAAACTGCACTTTAATAAaggccattctctgtacacacagaATAAGTGGATGCAAACCGCCTGCACAATCTCTTTTCTACGTGGCTTCTCCCTCAGTCCGTTTACTCTTCACGTACTTACGCAGGAGACTAAAGGGAACATTTCATTTACCCGATACACCcggcctcatgtcctgtcactcctCCATCCTTCACATTGAATTCGGAGACTTTGGATCAGTAATATTTCCACAGCCAAAAATTTGGCTCCTTAACCTTTAAAAAAATGATTTCCTGCAGAGTTTTGGTTTTCTAAGCAGGAGCAGGGGAGTTCAGCAAGAGCTGCAGACACATCCCCTGTAGAATCAGCCAGGTTTTACATTTAGGTCATTCCCTTAGAGGATGAGGTTTCTGTAGGAGAAATAAGTGTCTTACTGATGTGACCGCCAGTGTCCAGCGACTGCCGGCACGCGGGAAGCAAAAGATTGTGACTGCTATATTAGGAAAACCTGCGCAAATATTTGTCATCCCCACCCTCTCTGTCCCATTAGGGATGACACCCTTCAAGAATGAAATGCTCCATCACATGTCCACTAATCTCCAGCAGAAAGGTCCACACCCAATATTACATCATGCTAGAAAATATGCTATTTTGCCGCAAATATGCCCTCGTAACTTAATAATATATAGATAGCAAAGGCAGAAGGCAGACATCTTTGAGATGCATGTTTACGTTTTCCCAGAATGCAGAAATAACCACAATTATATCACTATCCTGTCTATTTTCAGTCTTCTTCCAGTTGGAAGAGCAAGTCCATCAAGCTTTTGTCTGCTCCTAAACTCTATCAATATGATACACCAACCATTGTCCTACCTATCTGTAACATTAACTGTCtacctcagaggttctcaaacgcggtcctcaaggcaccccaacagtctaggTTATAAGTATATCCATTGGTTGGCCACTggtgatttaattagcacctcagtcaatatgatttaaccatctgtgctgagccatgaatatacttaaaacctggactgttgggagccttgaggaccacgtttgagaacctctggcttacttCATAGCAATCTATATCATATCTCTAATGCAGTGTTTTCCAACCtcagccctcaaggcacactaacagtcctggttttagtgatatccaggcttgaacacaggtgacttaattagtacctcagttattttgatttaaccatctgtgctgcagcctggatatcaccaaaacctgcactgttggtgtgccttgaggaccgcgggaatgcctgctctaatagcTACCTACTGTATATAGCAATCTGTGTCATTGCTATCCGTTTCTATCATATATATCTATGTCTTACCTGTTTTTCTGTATCATATCTATGTCATAGTAATCTGTCTTATCTATATCAGACCTCTCTCATATCTGCCTAGTACAGAGGTTCTAAAGGAACCCCAACGGTCCACAGACGACTTAATTAGGACCTCAGTCAATTTTATTCAACCATCTGTGGTGagccatggatattcttaaaacctgcacCGCTGGGGAGCCTTGAGggccacatttgagaacctctggcctacctCATAGTAATCTATATCATATCTCTAAGCTATCTACTGTATATAGCAATCTGTGTCATTGCTATCTGTTCTatcatatatatctatctcttaCCTGTTTTTCTGTATCATATCTATGTCATAGTTATCTGTCTTATCTATATCAGACCTTTCTCATATCTGcctagtacagaggttctcaaaagtggtcctcaaggaaccccaTCGGTCCACGGGTGACTTAATTaggacctcagtcaatttgattcaaccatctgcgctgagccatggatattcttaaaacctgcactgctggggtgccttgaggaccgcgtttgagaacctctggcctagtaGCTCATTGTTATGCATGTTTCCCAGAtcacctagctggagcacaggtgtgttaCTGGAATAACACAACGGATCTACAGGTGGTAATAATTACTCCTGAGGACACCTTGCAAGCACGTACTGTCAGGTTCCAGGAGGCAGAGTCTGAGAAACATTTTCCTGTGTCATATATATTGTGTACCATCATTTAATCTATCTAACGTCTATGACTGTACCCATCTTCTTCACTaagatctatctattatctatataatatatctgtatGTAGCAATCTCTTATAAGTaggattaccatactatccctttaaccccttcagtggcgggtTTTTGGAATTTGATCACACCTCCCAGGGAAGGGTTTAATTTTTTTTACCTGCGcgttggctccgccccctgacactcAATAAGGAACACCCCCTGCTccgcccacatgtgtactgtaaATCAGGGATAACCATCGATGGGTGAAACCAATCGATAGATCTAtttcagatggttttacaccatcgaggttatcaatcgatggtgaccattgatggataacccaccaatggccatcccctgGGCAGCATTTGCTGGCGGGCACTGGCCCACCAGCACCGACACCCTCTCTTCTCCCACCCTCCTCCCTTTTACTCCGCTCGGCtgcggagttttgcagaatgacgcgatCGCGTCATCCACCGGGCCGGCTGAGCGGAgtgtaaggaggagggagggggagcaggggcaTGGCCGGAAAATTTCCAGGGTTGCCAGTCTGTACAGCGCAGCTGGCCCCAGAAattttccgggcataccactgaaggggttaaaccgagacactcatgaattacacaggttctggggctgactaAAACCAGCTGAAATACAGACTTGAAGTCCtcctgccacagaacctgtgtaattcatcagtgtcccagtgtgaagggatagtatggtaagcctgattATAAGTCTACAAATCCAAACCACATTTTATGTTTATTCTAGGACCCGGCGTAATGATGTATAAAACCCAAGTGATGTAGATGTGATGGACAACCCACACTAAGGGCTATGTTTATTAAAGGCTGGGTAGagctgttgcacatagcaaccaatcagattgtactcatCATTTAGCTATACCTTCTAGGAAATGCTAGCTAGAATCCGAAAGGTAGCTGCTGTTGGCAACATCTCCAAAtttacgggtgtggtatgttaggtagattagacttaggtcgacagtaagtaggctgacagggactctaggtcgacaggaggttttttttactttttttggtgtcgttttctccgtacagtgaccgggaaccccaattagtgcaccgtgtccccacgcatTGCTCGCGaaagttaccgttcccaactgtagtccacatggatcgtaaatgtTAAAAACTCAtgatgacctagagtccctgttgacctacttactgtcaaccaatagtggtcgacctacttactgttaacctaaagaccggatccccaaaTTTGCATTCAATTAAGTACCGTTCTTTCAGCTAGCAAAAATGGGCACTAATTCGACCAACAGTATTCAATTGTGGGCAACTTCGCccgttttttaaattaattttcatccatgccttttcacttttttgggGGCGTGAGGGTATCGGCATGGGCGCAAATGGACCCAAAAACGTGCTAATGTGCCCGAAAATTTACGATTTTTCAACTAGTCGAAAAATCCgccaataattgaataccccccttagtagtAGTGGAAACAAGCACACAAGGCAGTTTGTAACACAAAATACACTGCTTTATTAGGTATACAGCACATATTGTGGACATGTACACCCCATTTATACAGCAATATACCCTCTTACCTGAGTGCTGCCTGTAACCTGTATACAGATTATTTGGTAATATTCACGTGAATGTATGTACAGAACACTGCCTTTAATACAGAGACTCCTGTACAGGTGCCGTGATGGTGGAAATACTGTGTCTGGCTGAAGGGCAGGAGAAGGAATTGTGAATCCAGCAAAATTCTCCTATTGAAATACAATAGGGCTGGAATGGACCATGCCAAAAGGTATTAATTATGGGAATTCAGGGAGCATAAAATAGAGCGTTCATTGCATCTAGCTAGAAAATTCTAGAAGTGACTTGACACaccggcccagatttatcaagccttggagagtgccaaccaatcagctcctaactgtcatttttcaaacacagcctgtaacgtgacagttaggagttggttggttggtaatttatcactctccaaggcttgataaatctggggcaTAATGTTGAAACAATTATTAGATATACACTAAGAACTGACCATCAATGTCATTAAATTGACTTTCTATGATCGTTAGGATCACCCGTTGGTTAGATGCCCCCTGACCTGTCCAACACGTCTACTCTCCAGTCTTCACCTGATTTAAACTAAGAGCCTCAGACTATTCAGAACACACGGTTTACATTTTGATGATTTTAAGCAGTCTGGGTTCATTAAGAGCTGTAGCCGCCAAGGAGCAGCGGCTTGGAGAAGCTACGGCTTCGGAAAATCTAGCCCCTAGGCGCTGCCTAGCTACTGGTTTTTCCCAGTCCAAGAATGCATATTTAATAAACATTTTCCCATTAGTATTCTGTATCTTGAAGATGTTCTTGCAGACTACTTACACGTAGAGATAAAAGTAAGTTTGTAGAATTAATTATAGCATAAACATTTTGAAAAACACATCTAGTTAACGTCACTGGTGGTtagttaggtttgttagcaaaccaagaaggcacactgatgggcaaaaccatgtgcagtgcaggtggggcagatgtaacatatgtagagagagttagatttgggtgcggtgtgttcaaactgaaatctaaattgtagtgtagaaattaagcagccagtatttaccctgcacagatacaatataacccagccaaatctaactctctctgctcatgttacatctgccccacctgcagtgcacatggttttgccgattattatgctttttttggtttgctaacagacctgaataacccccatagtcaaaaTCAATCTGGATATTAAAGATGATGTTTTTAAAAAGATGACTTTAGATGTCCATCTGGTCACTTTGGTGAATTCAGTCCTTCGTTTGCAGACGGGTCAGTGCAGCAGTTTCATAAACCTGAAGCCACCACTTATTTGTAGCCAGTGTCTTGCCTTTCTCTGCACGTTCCCCTTAACGTGTGTTCCGGTCTGTGATGTACGTTTCATACCATGTACTGTGCGACGCAATATGTTGGCACTATAAATAAGGTGTGAGATTTACAAAAGCACAAGTAGAGGCTTTGGTGTAACTGGAGAAGCGTGCTCATAGGGCCTGAAAAAGAGGCACTACTAGTGCCAGAAAAGGAACCAGCTCAGATTTCACTTTCACAAACACCGTTGCGTCTCGATGCGTCAGACGTCTGCATTATTACTTCACTGTGAGATCTCAGAGATTCCGGAGCATTGCTCCTGTGTTCTGGGTCAGTTTTAAAAGTGCTTAATGAAGTGTCGTTAGTGCTTCTAGATGAATGATGTCTCCTTGAGGACATCAGAGGACGTTTGTAGTTGGTACTGCTGGCAGCAGAGTGGAGATGAGCTCGCCGAAGCTTGTCTTTGTTGACGTGTTCCAGCGTCAAGCGACATCGAAGGACTTGCAGGAAGACGTCTCGGAATTGCTTGGAAGATATATTGTACAAGAGCGGGTTGACCACGGAGCTCAGGTAGAAGAAGGTGTCGGCTACTGGGAGCAGCGTCATGTAGATACGGAAGTACCGGACAGACCATTCCTGCTTTGGCGTGCTGGCAGCCATGATGCGCAGGACCTGGTTGGGCATCCAGCAAACCAGGAGGGTCAGGACGATGAGCCCTGTAGGGGAGGAGACAGAGACAATCAGCAGTCTTGAAATGACATCACAGAAATGGGCTTTATTATCTTTTGTTATCATCCCCTGGGTGCATTATCGTACATCACGGGAACAAATTGACAGTAAGCGATCACAGAGTGGGAATAAGGTGCCGCCTGCAGGCGTAGAGCAAAGTCACCTTGGCCGTGTGCGGAGGGATTGCTGGCTGATTTATGCAGCAGTATTAGCGCGGAGTGTGGCAGAAAGCTATGCTGGAGCCGGAATGGATTTCCAAAATTATGTTTATTGATCTAAACAGCGCTGATGACTCAGTCATTGTTCCGTgcatgcggggggaggggggtcgctGCAGACTGGAGTACGTCTCACCCCTGACATAACACCTTAATCTAGAGCATTGTAACTATGCAAGTAAATCTTCTTATTGATTATATCTCAGACAGATCCAGAAAAGTGTGCCTGGGCTTAATCTCTCACGGAAAACAATAATGTGTTATGAGTAATAGCAACATACTGTGTCTTACGGCATCGCAACGGTCAAACGGCTAAGATATGGTGCAGGAttcttatattattatatatattatattacaccGGGCATTCAAATAATGTTTACCTGCCAATTCATagacactaattatatatatatatatatatatatatatatatataatataaaataagattttaaacctaccggtaaatctttttctcctagtccgtagaggatgctggggactccgtaaggaccatggggaatagtcgggctccgcaggagacatgggcactaaaaaagaactttaggtatgggtgtgcactggctcctccctctatgcccctcctccagacctcagttagagaaactgtgcccagaggagacgtacagtacgaggaaaggattttggaaatccaaaggcaagattcatatcagccacaccattcacaccgtataacatggaatatacgaaccagtcaacagtatgaaacaaaaaccgtatcagtccgagactgatccaaactgaaacagaacccttatgtaagcaacaactatatacaagtcttgcaggatgttgtccgcactgggacgggcgcccagcatcctctacagactaggagaaaaagatttattggtaggtttaaaatcttattttctcttacgtcctagaggatgctggggactccgtaaggaccatggggattataccaaagctccaaaacgggcgggagagtgcggatgactctgcagcaccgaatgagcaaacatgaggtcctcctcagccagggtatcaaacttgtagaattttgcaaaagtgtttgaacccgaccaagtcgccgctcgaaaAAGCTGTAATGCCCAGacacatcgggcagccgcccaagaagagcccaccttcctagtggaatgggcctttaccgaatttggtaacggcaatccagccgtagaatgagcctgctgaatcgtattacagatccagcgagcaatagtctgcttagaagcaggagcgccaaccttgttggctgcatacaggataaacagggcctatgttttcctaacccaagccgttctggccacataaattttcaatgccctgaccacatccagggactcggaatcctccacgtccctcgtagccacaggcaccacaataggttggttcatatgaaaagaaaaaaccaccttaggcaaaaattgcggacaagtccgcaactcagctctatccacatggaaagtcagatatgggcttttgtgagacaaagccgccaactccgacactcgccgcgccgaagccaaggccaataacatgaccactttccaagtgagatacttcaattcaactgtttgaagaggttcaaaccagtgagacttaagaaaccgtaacaccacgttaaggtcccatggtgccaccggaggcacaaaaggaggctggatatgcagcacccctttcacaaaagtctggacttctggaagagaagccaattccttttgaaagaaaatggatagggccgaaatctgaaccttaatggagcctaattttaggcccaaattcactccagtttgcaggaagtggagaaaacgtcccagatggaattcttccggaggagcagtcttggcttcgcaccaagacacatatttcctccaaatacggtgataatgtttcgctgtcacctccttcctagccttcatcagagtacgaatgacctcatccagaatgcccttttccgctaggatcctgcgttcaaccgccatgccgtcaaacgcagtcgcggtaagtcctggaacagatagggcccttgttgtaacaagtcttccctgagaggaagaggccacggatctcctgtgagcatttcctgcagatccggataccaggcccttcgaggccaatctggaacaatgaaaattgtctgaacccctcttcgtcttatgattctcagtatctttgagatgagaggaagaggagggaacacatagaccgactgaaacacccacggtgtcaccagtgcgtccactgcaaccgcctgagggtcccttgacctggcgcaatatctcggaagtttcttgttgaggcgtgaagccatcatgtctatttgaggcagtccccactgacttgcaatctctgcgaagacttcctgatgaagtccccactctcctggatgcagatcttgtcctcttaggaagtctgcttcccagttgtccactcctggaatgaagaccgctgtcacagcgcttacatgactctccgcccatcgaagaatccttgaggcttctgccattgccactctgctccttgtgccgccttggcggtttacatgagccactgctgtgatgttgtctgcctgaatcagaaccggtagacctcgaagtaaggtctccgcttgacgaaggccgttgtatatggcccttaattccagcacattgatgtgcagacaagcttcctggcttgaccacagccctggaagtttcttccctgcgtgaccgctcctcaacctcagaggctcgcgtccgtggttaccagaacccagtcctgaatgccgaacctgcgaccctctagaaggtgagcactctgcagccaccacaggaaagataccctgggccctgggggacaggcggatcatttgatgaatctgtagatgtgacccggaccacttgtccagaaggtcccactgaaaagtccttgcatggaacctgccgaatggaatggcctcgtaagacgccaccatttttcccagaactcgagtgcagtgatgtaccgacaccctgtctggcttcaacaggtccctgaccaagctctgaagttcctgggctttttccatcgggagaaaaaccctcttttgttccgtgtccagaatcatgcctaagataggcaatcgggtcgttggaactaactgtgacttcggtagattgagaatccaaccgtgctgttgcaacaccctcagggagagtgaaacgctgtccagcaactgttctctcgatctcgcttttatcaggagatcgtccaagtatgggataattgtgacaccctgcttgcgcaggagcactatcatttctgccattaatttggtaaaaatcctcggggccgttgaaagcccaaacggcaacgtctgaaattggtaatgacaatcctgcacaacaaatctcaggaacgcctgatgaggtttatatatggggacatgaaggtatgcatcctttatgtctagggacaccatataatctcccccttccaggcttgcgatgaccgctctgagcgattccatcttgaacttgaacctctttaagtataggtttaaggattttaaattcagaatgggtcttaccgaaacgtccggtttcgggaccacaaacagggttgagtaatagcccatcccctgttgaagcaggggaactttgaccaccacctgttgaaggcacaacttttgaatcgctgccaaaactacctccctctctggggaacaagccggcagtgccgatttgaaaaaccggcgaggaggcacctcttcgaattccagcttgtacccctgggaaacaatgtctattgcccagggatccacctgagagtgagcccagatttggctgaaaagtcgaagacgtgcccccaacggagcggactccctcagcggagccccaacgtcatgcggtggatttagtagaagccgggaaggacttctgttcctgggaactggctgtagctggcagctttttccccttgcccttacctctggcaagaaaggaagatcctagagctctcttggatttatgcgacgaaaggactgcatctgataatgtggcgctttcttaggctgtgaggaaacctaaggtaaaaaagttgatttacccgcagtagctgtggaaactaggtcagtgagaccttccccaaacaactcctcacccttgtacggcaaaacctccatatgccgtttcgagtcggcatcacgcgtccactgtcgggtccacagtgctcgcctggtagaaatcgccatagcgttcgctctggaacccagtatgaccacatccctctgagcctttctcatataaaggaccgcagccttaatatggcccagggtcaataaaatagtttccttatccatcgtatccatatcagcagataaggtatcggtccacgctattacagcgctacaaacccaagccgacgctattgccggcctgagtaatgtaccagcatgtgtgtaaattgacttcaaggtagtctcctgcttgcgatcagcaggatccctgagggttgcggtgtcctgagacggcagcgtcacctttttagaaaggcgcgtcaacgctttgtccacccttggggaggattcccaccgtatcctgtccttgatcgggaaaggatacgccataagaacccttttgggaatctgcagtttcttgtctggagtttcccaagcactttcaaataactcatttaattcataagaatgggggaaagtaacctcatgcttcttttctttaaacatgtggacccttggattaggtacagcggggtcatcaataatatgcagcacatcctttatagcaataatcatataatgaatactctttgccaattttggctgcaacctcgcatcatcatagtcgacactggattcagaatccgtgtcggtatctgtgtctactactggagaaagtgggcgtttttgagatccagaaagcccctgtgacatagggaaaggcaggacatgaccccctgtacattccctggactctgctttgtccaaacgtttgtgcaataaatttacatttgcatttaaaacattccacatatccaaccagtcatgtgtcggcgttgccgacggagacaccaca
Protein-coding regions in this window:
- the LYPD1 gene encoding ly6/PLAUR domain-containing protein 1, whose amino-acid sequence is MWVPLMCAACCGLLGAGFALQIQCYQCEEFQKDDCSSPEFIVNCTVNVQDTCQKEVMEKSDGILYRKSCASSAACLIASAGYQSFCTPGKVNSVCISCCDTSLCNGPRTKKNRNSAATQHGCLLAVTASLVLSLRTGRL